A window from Deltaproteobacteria bacterium encodes these proteins:
- a CDS encoding glutathione synthase: MRFLFIVDPLDRLDLAGDTSYALMLEAASRGHEVWTCQPEHLSLEHDDPVAAAQRTAVGLADAPQDAFRAEERATIPIEAVDAVLMRKDPPVDVAYLHATWLLDRARDKTLVVNDPRGLREFNEHLAVLDFPELTPPTIVTRDRTRIAQFLDEQGGAIVVKPVDGFGGLGVFLVRRGDPNTSALLETATQHGRAWAIAQRYIPEAVDGDKRILLLDGQPIGAVLRVPQGAEARGNLHVGGRAVATAIDDADWAIIRAVAPRLRELGLYFVGLDVIGGRLTELNVTSPTGIRHIDALEGGSRAAVVLDWLEERAR, from the coding sequence ATGAGGTTTCTGTTCATCGTCGATCCGCTCGACCGACTCGACCTCGCCGGCGACACGTCGTACGCGCTGATGCTCGAGGCGGCGTCTCGCGGCCACGAGGTGTGGACCTGCCAGCCCGAGCACCTGTCGCTCGAGCACGACGATCCGGTGGCGGCCGCACAGCGTACGGCGGTCGGGCTGGCCGACGCGCCGCAGGATGCGTTCCGCGCCGAGGAGCGCGCGACGATCCCGATCGAGGCGGTCGACGCGGTGCTCATGCGCAAGGATCCACCCGTAGACGTCGCGTACCTGCACGCGACGTGGCTGCTCGACCGCGCCCGCGACAAGACGCTCGTCGTCAACGATCCGCGCGGGCTGCGCGAGTTCAACGAGCACCTGGCGGTGCTCGACTTCCCCGAGCTCACGCCGCCGACCATCGTCACGCGCGACCGCACGCGGATCGCTCAGTTTCTCGACGAGCAGGGCGGCGCGATCGTCGTCAAGCCGGTCGACGGGTTCGGCGGCCTCGGCGTGTTCCTGGTGCGGCGCGGCGACCCGAACACGAGCGCGCTGCTCGAGACGGCGACGCAGCACGGGCGCGCGTGGGCGATCGCTCAGCGCTATATCCCGGAGGCGGTCGACGGCGACAAGCGCATCTTGCTGCTGGATGGCCAGCCGATCGGGGCGGTGTTGCGCGTGCCGCAGGGCGCCGAGGCGCGCGGGAACCTGCACGTGGGCGGTCGCGCGGTGGCGACCGCGATCGACGACGCCGATTGGGCGATCATCCGGGCGGTGGCGCCGCGGCTGCGAGAGCTGGGCCTGTACTTCGTCGGGCTCGACGTCATCGGCGGCCGGCTGACCGAGTTGAACGTCACATCCCCGACGGGGATTCGCCACATCGACGCTCTGGAGGGGGGCAGCCGGGCGGCGGTAGTGCTCGACTGGCTCGAAGAGCGCGCCCGCTGA
- a CDS encoding sigma-54-dependent Fis family transcriptional regulator gives MTLPLDRYPILIVDDEQDNLDAFRFNFRKAFKVLTATGGAEALDLLAEHDVAVIVSDQRMPKMTGLDLLREAQKIRPDAVGIILTAFTDVDVLIDAINLGHIYRYVTKPWDAKELRGTLVQAIERFHLVRENRRMQQQLAAYTGYLNREIHGAFDFGNIIGDSPALREVLQKVEQVAPTMSTVLLRGETGTGKELVAHAIHINSPREDKPFVRVNCAALAPGVLESELFGHEKGAFTGAVARRPGRFELADGGTLFLDEVGDLPMEVQIKLLRVLQEQEFERVGGTETLRVDVRVVSATNRNLEEMIEDGTFREDLYYRLNVFPIVLPPLRDRIEDIRPLVDHFLAKYGARTGKRVAGVTDAALDKLRRYTWPGNVRELENVVERALIVARGPQLDADDFDFGPRAQAASAEAVPAATAADPSRPLTERLADEERREIISAVDRSNGSIAGAARLLGINRSTLYYRMRKHGLDHLLPTKVSVGGRDADAEP, from the coding sequence ATGACGCTACCGCTCGACCGATACCCGATCCTCATCGTCGACGACGAACAGGACAACCTCGACGCGTTCCGGTTCAACTTTCGCAAGGCGTTCAAGGTCCTCACGGCCACCGGGGGCGCCGAAGCGCTCGACCTGCTGGCCGAGCACGACGTCGCCGTCATCGTGTCGGACCAACGGATGCCCAAGATGACCGGGCTCGATCTTCTGCGCGAGGCGCAAAAGATCCGGCCGGACGCCGTCGGGATCATCCTCACCGCTTTCACCGATGTCGATGTCCTCATCGACGCGATCAATCTCGGCCACATCTATCGGTACGTGACCAAGCCGTGGGACGCCAAGGAACTGCGCGGCACGCTGGTCCAGGCGATCGAGCGCTTTCACCTCGTGCGCGAGAACCGCCGCATGCAGCAGCAACTCGCCGCGTACACCGGCTACCTCAACCGCGAAATCCACGGCGCGTTCGACTTCGGCAACATCATCGGGGACAGTCCGGCGCTGCGCGAGGTGCTGCAAAAGGTCGAACAGGTCGCGCCCACGATGTCCACCGTGCTGCTCCGGGGCGAGACCGGCACCGGCAAGGAACTGGTCGCCCACGCCATCCACATCAACTCGCCGCGCGAGGACAAGCCGTTCGTGCGCGTCAACTGCGCCGCGCTGGCGCCCGGCGTACTCGAGTCCGAGCTGTTCGGCCACGAGAAGGGCGCGTTCACCGGCGCGGTGGCGCGCCGGCCGGGACGGTTCGAGTTGGCCGACGGAGGCACGCTGTTCCTCGACGAGGTCGGCGACCTGCCCATGGAAGTGCAGATCAAGCTGCTGCGCGTGCTGCAGGAGCAGGAGTTCGAACGGGTCGGCGGCACCGAGACGCTGCGCGTGGACGTCCGCGTGGTGTCGGCGACCAACCGCAACCTCGAGGAGATGATCGAGGACGGGACGTTCCGCGAGGATCTGTACTATCGGCTGAACGTGTTTCCAATCGTGCTGCCGCCGCTGCGCGATCGCATCGAGGACATCCGCCCGCTGGTGGACCACTTCCTCGCCAAGTACGGCGCGAGGACCGGCAAGCGGGTCGCCGGCGTCACCGACGCGGCGCTCGACAAGTTGCGCCGCTACACCTGGCCGGGCAACGTGCGCGAGCTGGAGAACGTGGTCGAACGGGCGCTGATCGTCGCGCGCGGCCCGCAGCTGGACGCCGACGACTTCGACTTCGGCCCGCGGGCGCAGGCCGCGTCGGCCGAGGCCGTCCCCGCGGCCACGGCGGCCGACCCGAGCCGGCCGCTCACCGAGCGCCTGGCCGACGAGGAGCGGCGCGAGATCATCTCGGCGGTGGACCGCAGCAACGGCAGCATCGCCGGAGCCGCCCGCCTGCTCGGCATCAACCGGTCGACGCTGTACTACCGGATGCGCAAGCACGGGCTCGACCACCTGTTGCCGACGAAGGTCAGCGTGGGCGGGCGGGACGCCGACGCCGAGCCATGA
- a CDS encoding DUF2723 domain-containing protein: protein MRARLPGIAVFLAAFAAYAATASPAIGWLDSPEFVAVGASLGIAHSPGHPLAGLLGRLATLVPVGDAAFRVNLLSAACGAAAAAALYALAREALGRLAPAVTGAPREVVAAAVALTVALSVAAWRQSVRAEVYALQAALLFAGGALVLRWDRRPRVRPLAAAGLAAGLAGAHHHWMAALFFGPVAVFALARRRPRRPTARAAATAAAAAALGLASFAYLPVRAAADPEVNWGDPRTADRFAWTVTARAFHRSLGAGHVSSPAQDAAEVTAAVMDDATPVWFALAVLGAWAGLRTRGQRGTAALLMAIAGAAAGARVALGYDPGTPDHDAYLWPAIAAVAILGAAGLARLADFVPRTAVRPYAVAAAAVAAAVVPWQAARSAPMARMRGAYASDDLARVELDAVPPRAVLLIGYFQTSFRIAALRAVEAARPDVAVLDRSFLTYPGFADVARRRYPELAAILDAPLRAGAPTPVRDLVALRRPVWVQLHPNLDDEVKPRLVPEGWFARLAPAPVPAADRDRVEPVDAADRDRLDALLAGAHPADREPVRDALLWHDYLRAEFYCQIGRVDAGRRALARARRLAPDDVALDALARRCGPTPTP, encoded by the coding sequence GTGCGCGCGCGACTGCCAGGGATTGCCGTATTCCTCGCCGCGTTCGCGGCGTATGCGGCGACGGCGTCGCCGGCCATCGGCTGGCTCGATTCGCCGGAGTTCGTCGCGGTCGGCGCGTCGCTCGGCATCGCTCACTCGCCGGGGCATCCGCTGGCGGGCCTCCTCGGCCGGCTCGCGACGCTCGTGCCGGTCGGCGATGCGGCGTTTCGGGTGAACCTGCTGTCGGCGGCGTGCGGCGCGGCGGCGGCGGCGGCGCTGTACGCGCTGGCGCGCGAGGCCCTCGGCCGGCTGGCCCCCGCCGTCACCGGCGCGCCGCGCGAGGTGGTCGCCGCCGCGGTGGCGCTGACGGTGGCGCTGTCGGTGGCGGCGTGGCGCCAGAGCGTGCGCGCGGAGGTCTACGCACTGCAGGCCGCGCTGCTGTTTGCGGGCGGTGCGCTGGTCTTGCGATGGGACCGGCGGCCGCGCGTGCGGCCGCTCGCGGCCGCGGGTCTCGCCGCCGGGCTGGCGGGCGCCCACCACCACTGGATGGCGGCGCTGTTCTTCGGCCCGGTCGCGGTGTTCGCGCTCGCGCGGCGGCGGCCACGGCGGCCGACGGCGCGGGCGGCGGCCACGGCGGCGGCCGCGGCGGCCCTCGGCCTCGCGTCGTTCGCCTACCTGCCGGTGCGCGCCGCCGCCGACCCGGAGGTCAACTGGGGCGACCCGCGCACCGCGGACCGGTTTGCGTGGACGGTGACCGCGCGCGCCTTCCACCGGTCGCTCGGCGCCGGCCACGTGTCGTCGCCGGCGCAGGACGCAGCCGAAGTCACCGCGGCCGTGATGGACGACGCGACCCCCGTGTGGTTCGCGCTCGCGGTGCTCGGCGCGTGGGCCGGACTGCGCACGCGCGGCCAGCGGGGCACGGCGGCGCTGTTGATGGCGATTGCGGGCGCGGCGGCGGGGGCGCGCGTGGCGCTCGGCTACGACCCGGGCACGCCGGACCACGACGCCTACCTGTGGCCGGCGATCGCCGCCGTCGCCATCCTGGGCGCGGCCGGCCTGGCGAGGCTCGCGGACTTCGTTCCGCGGACCGCGGTCCGCCCGTATGCGGTCGCGGCGGCGGCGGTCGCGGCGGCGGTCGTGCCGTGGCAGGCGGCGCGCAGCGCGCCGATGGCGCGCATGCGCGGCGCCTATGCCTCCGACGACCTCGCGCGCGTCGAGTTGGACGCGGTGCCACCGCGGGCCGTGCTGCTCATCGGCTACTTTCAGACCAGCTTCCGCATCGCCGCGTTGCGCGCCGTCGAAGCCGCGCGCCCCGATGTCGCCGTGCTCGACCGGAGCTTTCTGACGTACCCGGGGTTCGCGGACGTCGCGCGCCGCCGCTATCCGGAGCTGGCCGCGATCCTCGACGCGCCGCTGCGCGCCGGCGCGCCGACGCCGGTGCGCGATCTGGTGGCGCTCCGGCGCCCGGTATGGGTGCAGCTACATCCAAACCTGGACGACGAGGTCAAGCCGCGGCTGGTGCCGGAGGGCTGGTTCGCGCGGCTGGCCCCCGCGCCGGTCCCGGCGGCCGACCGCGACCGGGTCGAGCCGGTCGACGCCGCCGATCGCGACCGGCTCGACGCCCTGCTCGCGGGCGCCCATCCGGCCGACCGCGAGCCGGTGCGCGACGCCCTGTTGTGGCACGACTACTTGCGGGCGGAGTTTTACTGCCAGATCGGGCGCGTCGATGCCGGGCGGCGCGCGCTCGCCCGCGCGCGCCGGCTCGCCCCGGACGACGTGGCGCTGGACGCGCTGGCGCGACGGTGCGGCCCCACGCCCACACCGTGA
- the grpE gene encoding nucleotide exchange factor GrpE gives MAGAADGDDKQRLRAALRELERAKQRVERDAARVAAQTRDDLLARLLPLLDDLDRTIAAAPPGDLRDGVALVRDKFERVLADYGLERVPTVGHRFDPAVHEAVGVAPVAPDRDGEVVSEWQRGYRAGDRVLRAAKVVVGRAA, from the coding sequence GTGGCGGGCGCCGCGGACGGCGACGACAAGCAGCGCCTGCGCGCGGCCCTGCGCGAACTCGAGCGCGCCAAGCAGCGGGTCGAGCGCGACGCAGCGCGCGTCGCCGCCCAGACCCGCGACGACCTGCTCGCCCGCCTGTTGCCCCTGCTCGACGACCTCGACCGCACCATCGCCGCGGCGCCGCCCGGCGATCTGCGCGACGGCGTCGCCCTCGTCCGCGACAAGTTCGAACGCGTGCTCGCCGACTACGGCCTCGAGCGCGTGCCGACCGTGGGCCATCGGTTCGACCCGGCGGTCCACGAGGCCGTCGGCGTCGCACCGGTGGCCCCGGATCGCGACGGCGAGGTCGTATCGGAGTGGCAGCGCGGCTACCGCGCCGGCGACCGCGTCCTCCGCGCGGCCAAGGTCGTCGTCGGCCGCGCCGCGTGA
- a CDS encoding tetratricopeptide repeat protein, giving the protein MSTSRRRRREPSVVEQEYSVKDVARIFGLQEARLRYWAQTGFVGPSVRRGGRFYYTFKDLLGVRCAVDLLDKGLSLQRVRRNLDKLRSQLPHVDRPLSELKVCTDGDNLVVVDESVVYRPESGQVVMDFAVSALTDQLADVAPIAPRAEPPAAGQTAYRWFIAGCDAEAAGDDAAAEAAYRKALAKDPGIAAAHTNLGNVLYRAGKRDEARACYERALDLDPEQPEARFNLGNVLDDLGETELAIAELRHVATRCPEFADAHYNLAVILARVGGVAQARAHFEAYLRLDPDSEWAARARAELGRLGGA; this is encoded by the coding sequence ATGTCGACGTCGAGGCGACGCAGGCGCGAGCCGTCCGTGGTTGAGCAGGAGTACAGCGTCAAGGACGTGGCCCGAATCTTCGGGCTGCAGGAGGCGCGCCTGCGCTATTGGGCGCAAACCGGGTTCGTCGGCCCGAGCGTGCGCCGCGGCGGCCGCTTTTACTACACGTTCAAGGACTTGCTCGGCGTGCGCTGCGCCGTCGACCTGCTCGACAAGGGATTGTCGCTCCAGCGCGTACGGCGCAATCTCGACAAGTTGCGATCGCAACTTCCTCACGTCGACCGGCCGTTGTCCGAACTGAAGGTGTGCACGGACGGCGACAACCTCGTCGTCGTCGACGAGTCGGTCGTCTACCGGCCCGAATCCGGGCAGGTCGTGATGGACTTCGCCGTGTCCGCGCTCACCGACCAGCTCGCCGACGTCGCGCCGATCGCTCCGCGCGCCGAGCCGCCGGCGGCCGGCCAGACCGCGTACCGCTGGTTCATCGCCGGCTGCGATGCCGAGGCGGCCGGGGACGACGCCGCCGCGGAGGCCGCGTACCGCAAGGCGCTCGCGAAGGATCCCGGGATCGCCGCCGCCCACACGAACCTCGGCAACGTGCTGTACCGCGCCGGCAAGCGCGACGAGGCGCGCGCCTGCTACGAGCGCGCCCTCGACTTGGATCCCGAGCAACCGGAAGCGCGGTTCAACCTCGGGAACGTGCTCGACGACCTCGGCGAGACGGAACTCGCGATCGCCGAGCTGCGCCACGTCGCCACGCGCTGCCCGGAATTCGCCGACGCGCACTACAACCTCGCGGTGATCCTCGCGCGCGTCGGCGGCGTCGCGCAGGCGCGCGCGCACTTCGAGGCCTACCTGCGGCTCGACCCCGATAGCGAGTGGGCGGCGCGCGCCCGCGCGGAACTCGGTCGTCTCGGCGGAGCGTAG